In a single window of the Pseudoxanthomonas sp. F37 genome:
- a CDS encoding GNAT family N-acetyltransferase, which translates to MQTPLITLRPATRGDIPQILDFIRGLAEYEKLAHEAVATPALLEEHLFGARPAAEVVIAEADGTPAGFALFFHSFSTFLGQPGLYLEDLFVYPRYRGLGLGKRLMVHLARLALERGCGRFEWSVLDWNTPAIDFYRRLGAIGMDGWTVQRVSGEALRALADAST; encoded by the coding sequence ATGCAGACGCCCTTGATCACCCTGCGCCCGGCCACCCGCGGCGACATCCCGCAGATCCTCGATTTCATCCGCGGCCTGGCCGAGTACGAAAAGCTCGCCCACGAGGCCGTCGCCACGCCGGCCCTGCTGGAAGAGCACCTGTTCGGCGCGCGCCCCGCCGCCGAAGTCGTCATCGCCGAGGCCGACGGCACGCCGGCCGGCTTCGCCCTGTTCTTCCACAGCTTCTCGACCTTCCTCGGGCAGCCGGGCCTGTACCTGGAAGACCTCTTCGTCTATCCGCGCTATCGCGGCCTGGGGCTGGGCAAGCGGCTGATGGTGCACCTGGCGCGGCTTGCGCTGGAGCGCGGATGTGGGCGCTTCGAGTGGTCGGTACTGGACTGGAACACGCCCGCCATCGACTTCTACCGCCGCCTGGGCGCCATCGGCATGGACGGATGGACCGTGCAGCGCGTCAGTGGCGAGGCCCTGCGCGCATTGGCCGACGCGTCCACGTGA
- a CDS encoding SURF1 family protein, which yields MSLFGSLGAWQWGRAEQKEAMLAETARVLAGRKPQALALAGDGSRLQAYDWAAGGGEFLPGPAILLDNQTRDRQPGVRAYRVFQPAGGGEPLLVELGWLPVPGDRTMPDVALPQGPQRVAGLLVPPPSEGIAHASPTALADGNLLVIALQPEALARALSLPALAPRVLKLDPDLPLGYARDLDILPNTLPPERHLGYAVQWFGLAGAVLITALVLTWRSRRSAGKER from the coding sequence ATGTCGCTGTTCGGCAGCCTGGGCGCCTGGCAGTGGGGACGGGCGGAACAGAAGGAAGCCATGCTGGCCGAAACCGCGCGCGTGCTGGCCGGGCGCAAGCCGCAGGCGCTGGCGCTGGCCGGGGATGGGTCGCGGCTGCAGGCCTACGATTGGGCTGCGGGCGGGGGCGAGTTCCTGCCCGGCCCGGCCATCCTGCTGGACAACCAGACGCGCGACCGCCAGCCGGGCGTGCGCGCCTACCGCGTGTTCCAGCCCGCGGGCGGCGGCGAGCCGCTGCTGGTGGAACTGGGCTGGCTGCCCGTGCCGGGCGATCGCACGATGCCGGATGTGGCACTGCCGCAGGGCCCGCAGCGCGTCGCCGGCCTGCTGGTGCCGCCCCCGTCGGAAGGCATCGCCCACGCCTCGCCCACCGCGTTGGCGGACGGCAACCTGCTGGTGATCGCGCTGCAGCCGGAGGCGCTGGCGCGGGCGCTGTCCCTGCCGGCGCTGGCGCCGCGCGTGCTGAAGCTGGACCCGGACCTTCCGCTGGGCTACGCCCGCGATCTCGACATCCTGCCGAACACGCTGCCGCCGGAACGCCACCTGGGCTATGCGGTGCAGTGGTTCGGCCTGGCAGGCGCGGTGCTCATCACGGCACTGGTCCTGACCTGGCGCAGCCGGCGGAGCGCGGGCAAGGAACGCTGA
- the cyoE gene encoding heme o synthase — protein sequence MASTFRQYWDLTKPRVVALIVFTALVGMFLAIDGLPDGEQLLRGALGFLGIWLAASSAAAINQLLDARIDAKMARTSWRPLVQGQVKPWQALAFALVLAALSMAILVLWVNAITAVLTFASLIGYAVIYTVFLKRATPQNIVIGGIAGAAPPLLGWATMTGMRGEWDWPHALLLVLIIFVWTPPHFWALAIFRREDYARALVPMLPVTHGVTYTRWQILFYTVLLVEVTVLPVVFGMSGFFYLGGALVLGSVFLWYAWRLLNPPDEFFAMRVFNYSIVYLMALFAFLLVDHWAMPLLRPAAAVGGIEFVPAG from the coding sequence ATGGCGTCCACGTTCCGCCAGTACTGGGACCTCACCAAGCCGCGCGTGGTGGCGTTGATCGTGTTCACCGCGCTGGTGGGCATGTTCCTGGCCATCGATGGCCTGCCCGATGGCGAGCAGCTGCTGCGCGGCGCGCTGGGCTTCCTCGGCATCTGGCTGGCCGCCTCCAGCGCCGCTGCCATCAACCAGCTGCTGGATGCGCGCATCGACGCGAAAATGGCACGCACCTCGTGGCGTCCGCTGGTGCAGGGCCAGGTGAAGCCGTGGCAGGCGCTGGCGTTCGCGCTGGTGCTGGCGGCGCTGTCGATGGCGATCCTGGTGCTGTGGGTCAACGCCATCACCGCCGTCCTGACCTTCGCTTCGCTGATCGGCTACGCGGTGATCTATACCGTGTTCCTGAAGCGCGCCACGCCGCAGAACATCGTCATCGGCGGCATCGCCGGCGCGGCGCCGCCGCTGCTGGGCTGGGCCACGATGACCGGCATGCGGGGCGAGTGGGACTGGCCGCACGCGCTGCTGCTGGTGTTGATCATCTTCGTGTGGACGCCGCCGCATTTCTGGGCGCTGGCGATCTTCCGCCGCGAGGACTATGCGCGTGCGCTGGTGCCGATGCTGCCGGTGACGCACGGTGTGACCTACACGCGCTGGCAGATCCTGTTCTACACGGTGCTGCTGGTGGAGGTGACCGTGCTGCCGGTGGTGTTCGGCATGAGCGGCTTCTTCTACCTGGGTGGCGCGCTGGTGCTGGGCTCGGTGTTCCTGTGGTACGCGTGGCGCCTGCTGAACCCGCCGGACGAGTTCTTCGCCATGCGCGTGTTCAACTATTCCATCGTCTACCTGATGGCGCTGTTCGCCTTCCTGCTGGTCGACCACTGGGCGATGCCGCTGCTCCGGCCGGCCGCGGCGGTGGGCGGCATCGAATTCGTGCCGGCGGGGTGA
- a CDS encoding protein tyrosine phosphatase family protein, giving the protein MKRTASLLLSALLCAASFAAIAHDFAQPRPGLRTGGQPTAEDLERLKAEGVRTVIDLRGATEDRGYDQAAEVRRLGMDYIALPIAGKDDITPANAATLHALLEEHEGEVLLHCASGNRVGALLALAAVQVDGASPEEALTLGRAAGLKSLEPVVMERLAKPER; this is encoded by the coding sequence ATGAAACGCACCGCATCCCTGCTGCTTTCCGCGCTGCTGTGCGCAGCGTCCTTCGCCGCCATTGCCCACGATTTCGCCCAGCCCCGTCCCGGGCTGCGTACCGGGGGGCAGCCCACAGCCGAAGACCTGGAGCGGTTGAAGGCCGAGGGGGTACGCACGGTCATCGACCTTCGCGGCGCCACGGAGGATCGCGGCTACGACCAGGCCGCCGAGGTGCGCCGCCTCGGCATGGACTACATCGCCCTGCCGATCGCCGGCAAGGACGACATCACGCCCGCGAACGCCGCGACCCTGCATGCCCTGCTGGAAGAACATGAAGGCGAAGTGCTGCTGCATTGCGCCTCGGGCAATCGCGTCGGTGCGCTGCTGGCGCTGGCCGCCGTCCAGGTCGATGGCGCATCGCCGGAAGAGGCGCTCACCCTGGGCCGCGCGGCGGGGCTGAAGTCGCTGGAGCCGGTGGTGATGGAACGCTTGGCGAAGCCGGAACGCTGA
- a CDS encoding cytochrome c oxidase assembly protein: protein MSASPSNSAGLFKLVAVAVAVFVLTFSLVPLYRIACEKVFGIRLEQGPGQAAVAAAKARRTVTVQFDGGVNSKLPWAFHPEQLTMQVVPGELYEARYFARNDSERPIVGSAVPSVAPARASGYFTKTECFCFTAQTLQAGESRDMPVRFIVDPDLPAEVKTITLSYTFFKNDALTAQIGRGHASPSPLAAP from the coding sequence ATGAGCGCGTCCCCGTCCAACTCGGCCGGGCTGTTCAAGCTGGTGGCCGTGGCCGTGGCCGTGTTCGTGCTGACGTTTTCGCTGGTGCCGCTGTACCGCATCGCCTGCGAGAAGGTGTTCGGCATCCGCCTGGAGCAGGGTCCGGGGCAGGCGGCGGTGGCGGCCGCCAAGGCCAGGCGCACGGTCACCGTGCAGTTCGACGGCGGCGTGAACTCCAAGCTGCCCTGGGCCTTCCATCCCGAGCAGCTGACCATGCAGGTGGTGCCCGGCGAGCTGTACGAGGCCAGGTATTTCGCCCGCAACGACAGCGAGCGCCCGATCGTGGGCAGCGCGGTGCCGTCGGTGGCGCCGGCGCGCGCGTCGGGCTACTTCACCAAGACCGAGTGCTTCTGCTTCACCGCCCAGACCCTGCAGGCCGGCGAAAGCCGCGACATGCCGGTCCGCTTCATCGTGGACCCGGACCTGCCGGCGGAGGTGAAGACGATCACCCTGTCGTATACCTTCTTCAAGAACGATGCACTGACCGCGCAGATCGGCAGGGGCCATGCATCGCCCTCGCCGCTCGCGGCGCCCTGA
- the dld gene encoding D-lactate dehydrogenase, which yields MPASKPPDDALLARLRRAVGGGHVLTGVRATRRYRKGYRFGGGPVLAVVRPGTLLELWRVLEATVQAGGIVLMQAANTGLTGGSTPDGEDYDRDIVLVSTQRLTGVQVLDDGRQVVCLPGATLDVLEKTLAPLGREPHSVIGSSCIGASVLGGVCNNSGGALVRRGPAYTELALYAQVGAGGVLRLVNHLGIALGDTPEEILTRLQAGDYTAADIARDAARAASDRGYAAHVRQVDAPTPARYNADPSRLHEASGCAGRLAVFAVRLDTFEKDEAAVFYIGSNDPDDLTAVRRQLLTAFERLPISGEYLHRDAFDIGDRYGKDTFLLIDRFGTDRVPAAFALKSRIDGWCERWGLRGLTDRVLQAVSGWLPDHLPPRLRDFRARYEHHLLLKVSARDAGATQAFLDAFFADRQGAFFACDGDEGRKAFLHRFAVAGAAVRYREVHRDTVEDIVALDVALRRDDRDWVETLPAALAETMVARLYYGHFFCHVFHQDYIVRRGTDPLAVEHDLWDLLDARGAEYPAEHNVGHLYRAKPQLAAFYRGLDPTNTFNPGIGQTSKRADWKE from the coding sequence ATGCCCGCATCCAAGCCGCCCGACGACGCCCTGCTGGCCCGCCTGCGCCGGGCCGTGGGTGGCGGCCACGTGCTGACCGGCGTGCGGGCCACCCGCCGCTACCGCAAGGGCTACCGTTTCGGCGGCGGGCCCGTGCTGGCGGTGGTGCGCCCGGGCACGCTGCTGGAGTTGTGGCGCGTGCTGGAGGCCACGGTGCAGGCCGGCGGCATCGTGCTGATGCAGGCGGCGAACACCGGCCTCACCGGGGGCTCCACGCCGGATGGCGAGGACTACGACCGCGACATCGTGCTGGTCAGTACGCAGCGGCTGACCGGGGTGCAGGTGCTGGATGACGGCCGCCAGGTGGTCTGCCTGCCGGGCGCGACCCTGGACGTGCTGGAGAAGACGCTCGCACCGCTGGGGCGCGAACCGCATTCGGTGATCGGCTCCTCGTGCATCGGGGCGTCCGTCCTCGGTGGCGTGTGCAACAACTCGGGGGGCGCGCTGGTGCGGCGCGGTCCCGCGTACACGGAGCTGGCGCTGTACGCCCAGGTGGGTGCCGGCGGCGTGCTGCGCCTGGTCAATCATCTCGGCATCGCCCTGGGCGACACGCCGGAGGAGATCCTGACGCGCCTGCAGGCGGGCGACTACACGGCGGCGGACATCGCCCGCGATGCCGCCCGCGCGGCCTCCGACCGCGGCTATGCGGCCCACGTGCGACAGGTGGATGCGCCGACGCCGGCGCGCTACAACGCCGATCCGTCCCGCCTGCACGAGGCGTCGGGATGCGCGGGGCGGCTGGCCGTGTTCGCGGTACGGCTGGATACCTTCGAGAAGGACGAAGCCGCCGTGTTCTATATCGGCAGCAACGATCCGGACGACCTCACGGCGGTGCGGCGCCAGCTGCTGACCGCCTTCGAACGGCTGCCGATCTCCGGCGAGTACCTGCATCGCGACGCTTTCGATATCGGCGACCGCTACGGCAAGGACACGTTCCTGTTGATCGACCGCTTCGGCACCGACCGGGTGCCGGCGGCGTTCGCCTTGAAGAGCCGCATCGACGGCTGGTGCGAGCGATGGGGCCTGCGCGGCCTGACCGACCGCGTGCTGCAGGCGGTGTCCGGATGGTTGCCCGATCACCTGCCGCCGCGCCTGCGCGATTTCCGCGCGCGCTACGAACACCACCTGCTGCTGAAGGTGTCGGCGCGTGACGCCGGCGCCACGCAGGCCTTCCTCGACGCTTTCTTCGCGGATCGCCAGGGCGCGTTCTTCGCCTGCGATGGCGATGAAGGACGCAAGGCGTTCCTGCACCGGTTCGCCGTTGCCGGCGCCGCCGTGCGGTATCGCGAAGTGCATCGCGACACCGTGGAGGACATCGTCGCGCTGGATGTGGCCCTGCGCCGCGACGACCGCGACTGGGTGGAGACCCTGCCCGCCGCGCTGGCGGAGACCATGGTCGCGCGGCTCTACTACGGACACTTCTTCTGCCATGTCTTCCACCAGGACTACATCGTGCGGCGGGGAACCGATCCCCTGGCCGTCGAACACGACCTGTGGGACCTGCTCGATGCGCGCGGCGCCGAGTACCCGGCCGAACACAATGTCGGCCACCTTTACCGTGCCAAGCCGCAGCTGGCCGCGTTCTACCGCGGGCTGGATCCCACCAACACGTTCAATCCCGGCATCGGCCAGACCAGCAAGCGGGCTGATTGGAAGGAGTGA
- the rpsU gene encoding 30S ribosomal protein S21, producing MPSVKVRENEPFEFALRRFKRTCEKAGVLAETRKREFYEKPTQERKRKAAAAVKRQLRRSSRDVTKRQRLY from the coding sequence ATGCCCAGCGTCAAAGTCCGCGAAAACGAGCCGTTTGAGTTTGCGCTGCGTCGCTTCAAGCGCACCTGCGAAAAGGCCGGCGTCCTGGCCGAAACCCGCAAGCGCGAGTTCTACGAGAAGCCGACCCAGGAGCGCAAGCGCAAGGCCGCCGCCGCGGTGAAGCGCCAGCTGCGCCGCAGCTCGCGCGACGTCACCAAGCGCCAGCGCCTGTACTGA
- the dnaG gene encoding DNA primase, translating to MARIPDAFIDELLARTDIVEVVGARVPLKRQGKEYSACCPFHDERSPSFTVSPTKQFYHCFGCGAHGTALSFLMNYDRLEFLDAVEELARRNGMEVPRETQQRNQNNDTRDLFGALEAAARFFQRHLEGSDKAKAYLDGRGVDAAIRTQFMLGYAPDGYSALKDALGTDERRMKLLDRAGLFSKNDRGHVYDKFRDRVMFPIHDRRGRVIAFGGRVLQKDDGPKYLNSPETALFHKGRELYGLWQVKQANQKIARLVVVEGYMDVVSLFQFGVKEAVATLGTATTPEHAELLFRNAPDVYFCFDGDAAGQRAAWRALESVLPRMKDGRQAFFLFLPDGEDPDTIVRQEGAAGFDARLQQAMPLSEFFFQELGKDIKLSTLDGRARLAERARPLLAQIPDGAFGDLMRQQLTVVTGVGAGTAAPSSAPAPARRASASKPGQKPSLVRHIIVRLLHKPALALAIESTHGFSGLRLPGMDLLLELLDLVHARPDITTGVLLEHFAERDEAAALQKLAMQDLPGDEDSWRQEVLDAAVQLEKQMLQQRLDELQAKQRNIGLDEADKYELRTLLQARIGRH from the coding sequence ATGGCCCGCATCCCCGACGCCTTCATCGACGAACTGCTCGCCCGGACGGATATCGTCGAGGTGGTGGGCGCGCGCGTCCCGCTGAAGCGCCAGGGCAAGGAATATTCGGCCTGCTGCCCCTTCCACGACGAGCGCTCGCCGTCGTTCACGGTGTCGCCGACCAAGCAGTTCTACCACTGCTTCGGCTGCGGCGCGCATGGCACCGCGCTGTCGTTCCTGATGAACTACGACCGCCTCGAGTTCCTCGACGCGGTGGAGGAGCTGGCCCGCCGCAACGGCATGGAAGTGCCGCGCGAGACCCAGCAGCGCAACCAGAACAACGATACCCGCGACCTGTTCGGCGCCCTGGAAGCGGCCGCGCGCTTTTTCCAGCGCCACCTGGAGGGCAGCGACAAGGCCAAGGCCTATCTCGATGGCCGTGGCGTGGATGCGGCCATCCGAACCCAGTTCATGCTCGGCTACGCCCCCGACGGCTACTCCGCCCTGAAGGACGCGCTGGGCACCGACGAGCGCCGGATGAAGCTGCTCGACCGCGCCGGCCTGTTCTCGAAGAACGACCGCGGCCATGTCTACGACAAGTTCCGCGACCGGGTGATGTTCCCCATCCACGACCGGCGCGGCCGCGTGATCGCCTTCGGCGGGCGCGTGCTGCAGAAGGACGATGGCCCCAAGTACCTCAACTCGCCGGAGACGGCGCTGTTCCACAAGGGCCGCGAGTTGTACGGCCTGTGGCAGGTGAAGCAGGCGAACCAGAAGATCGCGCGGCTGGTGGTGGTCGAGGGTTACATGGACGTGGTCTCGCTGTTCCAGTTCGGCGTGAAGGAAGCCGTCGCCACGCTGGGCACGGCGACCACGCCGGAGCATGCCGAGCTGCTGTTCCGCAACGCGCCCGATGTGTATTTCTGCTTCGACGGAGACGCCGCCGGCCAGCGCGCCGCCTGGCGTGCGCTGGAGTCGGTGCTCCCGCGCATGAAGGACGGACGGCAGGCGTTCTTCCTGTTCCTGCCCGATGGCGAGGATCCCGACACCATCGTGCGGCAGGAAGGCGCGGCAGGCTTCGATGCGCGCCTGCAGCAGGCGATGCCGCTGTCGGAGTTCTTCTTCCAGGAACTGGGCAAGGACATCAAGCTGTCCACGCTGGACGGCAGGGCGCGCCTGGCCGAGCGGGCGCGCCCGCTGCTGGCGCAGATCCCCGACGGCGCCTTCGGCGACCTGATGCGCCAGCAGCTGACGGTGGTGACCGGCGTGGGCGCAGGCACCGCCGCACCGTCATCCGCGCCCGCGCCGGCACGCCGTGCGTCTGCATCCAAGCCGGGCCAGAAGCCCAGTCTGGTCCGCCACATCATCGTGCGCCTGCTGCACAAGCCCGCGCTGGCCTTGGCGATCGAATCCACGCACGGGTTCTCCGGCCTTCGATTGCCGGGCATGGACCTGCTGCTGGAACTGCTGGACCTGGTCCACGCGCGCCCCGACATCACCACCGGCGTGCTGCTGGAGCATTTCGCCGAGCGCGACGAGGCGGCCGCGCTGCAGAAGCTGGCGATGCAGGACCTGCCCGGCGACGAGGACAGCTGGCGCCAGGAGGTCCTGGATGCCGCGGTTCAGCTGGAGAAGCAGATGCTGCAGCAGCGGCTCGACGAACTGCAGGCCAAGCAGCGCAATATCGGGCTGGACGAAGCCGACAAGTACGAACTGCGTACCCTGTTGCAGGCCCGCATCGGACGCCATTGA
- a CDS encoding twin transmembrane helix small protein translates to MNDSLKTLLIIAFLILIVWNLGAGLYYMLVDKSESKRTVNALTRRIALSVGLILLVVLAIKMGWIQPHGVNPG, encoded by the coding sequence ATGAACGACTCGCTGAAAACCCTGCTGATCATCGCCTTCCTCATCCTCATCGTGTGGAACCTGGGCGCCGGCCTGTATTACATGCTGGTGGACAAGAGCGAGAGCAAGCGCACCGTCAACGCCCTGACCCGCCGCATCGCCCTGTCCGTCGGCCTGATCCTGCTGGTGGTGCTGGCCATCAAGATGGGCTGGATCCAGCCTCACGGGGTCAATCCCGGCTGA
- a CDS encoding cytochrome c oxidase subunit 3, translated as MGQTHSPDANIYFVPHSSKWPFVGSIAMFVTMVGVASWLNDIAWGMWTFYAGVFMLCATLFMWFGDVIRESVGGNYNRQVDVSFRMGMVWFIFSEVMFFAAFFGALFYARTLALPWLGGEGDGVMTNSLLWEGFSAAWPSAGPAQVGGQFQTIPAWGLPLLNTLILLTSGVTITIAHHALKAGNRSQLLIWLGATVLLGCTFLFFQAEEYIHAYKELNLTLGSGIYGSTFFMLTGFHGLHVTLGTIMLAIIWFRCAKGHFSKDNHFGFEAVAWYWHFVDVVWLGLFLFVYVL; from the coding sequence ATGGGACAAACCCATTCGCCAGACGCCAACATCTACTTCGTGCCGCACAGCTCCAAGTGGCCGTTCGTGGGTTCCATCGCCATGTTCGTCACCATGGTCGGCGTGGCCAGCTGGCTGAACGACATCGCCTGGGGCATGTGGACCTTCTACGCCGGCGTCTTCATGCTGTGCGCCACGCTGTTCATGTGGTTCGGCGACGTCATCCGCGAGTCGGTGGGCGGCAACTACAACCGCCAGGTGGACGTGTCCTTCCGCATGGGCATGGTGTGGTTCATCTTCTCGGAGGTGATGTTCTTCGCGGCCTTCTTCGGCGCCCTGTTCTACGCGCGCACGCTGGCGCTGCCGTGGCTGGGCGGCGAGGGCGACGGCGTGATGACCAACAGCCTGCTGTGGGAAGGTTTCAGCGCCGCGTGGCCGAGCGCCGGCCCGGCCCAGGTGGGCGGGCAGTTCCAGACCATCCCCGCATGGGGCCTGCCGCTGCTCAACACGCTGATCCTGCTGACCTCGGGCGTGACCATCACCATCGCGCACCATGCGCTGAAGGCCGGCAACCGCAGCCAGCTGCTGATCTGGCTGGGCGCCACCGTGCTGCTGGGCTGCACGTTCCTGTTCTTCCAGGCCGAGGAATACATCCACGCCTACAAGGAACTGAACCTGACCCTGGGTTCGGGCATCTACGGCTCCACCTTCTTCATGCTGACCGGCTTCCACGGCCTGCACGTGACCCTGGGCACGATCATGCTGGCGATCATCTGGTTCCGCTGCGCCAAGGGCCACTTCAGCAAGGACAACCACTTCGGCTTCGAAGCCGTGGCGTGGTACTGGCACTTCGTGGACGTGGTGTGGCTGGGCCTGTTCCTGTTCGTCTACGTGCTGTAA
- a CDS encoding COX15/CtaA family protein, with the protein MNAVARPVIYRHFHRIAWLAVALTLCVVVFGAFVRLSDAGLSCPDWPTCYGRAAWPKAVDEAASHVASGIRPFETHKAWREQVHRHIAASLGVLVLLLALLAARRRRWGIAQILAAAGLVGAAIPMYMHGEHVAASALAILGEALLLLAALRWSNIDLARAAALTLAVIIFQALLGMWTVTWLLKPIVVMGHLLGGLTTFSLLVWMAWRATDRPITLADARVLRRWLTAGLVLLGIQIALGGWVSANYAALACGLDFPKCVGQWLPPADFREGFVLWRGIGVDYEGGVLDGASRIAIQLTHRAMAVVVALYVLALALRLFRTPGMRGWSLTLIVLIAAQVTLGILNVRLNLPLPVAVAHNAGAVLLLFTMVSLLARLRRPD; encoded by the coding sequence ATGAATGCTGTTGCGCGCCCCGTGATCTACCGACATTTTCACCGCATCGCCTGGCTGGCGGTCGCACTGACGCTGTGCGTCGTCGTGTTCGGCGCGTTCGTGCGCCTGTCCGATGCAGGCCTGAGCTGCCCGGACTGGCCCACCTGCTACGGCCGCGCCGCATGGCCGAAGGCCGTCGACGAAGCGGCTTCGCACGTGGCCAGCGGGATCCGCCCGTTCGAGACCCACAAGGCGTGGCGCGAACAGGTGCACCGCCACATCGCCGCGTCGCTGGGCGTGCTGGTGCTGTTGCTGGCGCTGCTGGCCGCGCGCCGCCGCCGCTGGGGCATCGCGCAGATCCTGGCCGCCGCCGGACTGGTCGGTGCCGCCATTCCGATGTACATGCATGGCGAGCATGTCGCGGCATCGGCGCTGGCGATCCTCGGTGAAGCCCTCCTGCTGTTGGCGGCCCTGCGCTGGTCGAACATCGACCTGGCGCGCGCCGCCGCCCTGACGCTGGCGGTGATCATCTTCCAGGCGCTGCTGGGCATGTGGACGGTGACGTGGCTGTTGAAGCCCATCGTGGTGATGGGTCACCTGCTGGGCGGACTGACCACGTTCTCGTTGCTGGTGTGGATGGCGTGGCGCGCGACCGACCGTCCCATCACGCTGGCCGACGCCCGCGTGCTGCGGCGCTGGCTGACCGCCGGCCTGGTGCTGCTCGGCATCCAGATCGCGCTGGGCGGCTGGGTCAGCGCCAACTACGCGGCGCTGGCCTGCGGCCTGGATTTCCCCAAGTGCGTGGGCCAGTGGCTACCGCCGGCGGACTTCCGCGAAGGCTTCGTGCTGTGGCGCGGCATCGGCGTGGACTATGAGGGCGGTGTGCTGGACGGCGCATCGCGCATCGCCATCCAGCTGACCCATCGCGCCATGGCGGTGGTCGTGGCGTTGTATGTGCTGGCGCTGGCCCTGCGCCTGTTCCGCACCCCGGGCATGCGCGGCTGGTCGTTGACGCTGATCGTGCTGATCGCAGCGCAGGTCACCCTGGGCATCCTCAACGTCAGGCTCAACCTGCCGCTGCCGGTCGCCGTGGCGCACAACGCCGGTGCCGTGCTGCTGCTGTTCACGATGGTCTCGCTGCTCGCACGCCTGCGCAGGCCCGACTGA
- a CDS encoding YihY/virulence factor BrkB family protein — protein MHTPARFPKLRKRLQRLGARAGRSLPVALLRRFVETDLMTQAASLSFYALLSLAPLLILLLWLTASLYPPAQQSLLDQIAQLAGSDAAAVARTVIRNADARPDLGSLAGLWSTALLLVGATVVFAQLQGALNLIFRTDAQRLSGLAAWVRKRVFSLGVVLAIGFLLVVSMVATTALQVAFARLPSLLPALGYTSTLLLYALAFAFFYHYLPDRRVAWSRAFLGGAITALLFAGGRYLIGLYLAEAAPGSAYGSMGALVLLLLWVYYASVVFFAGALITAVIDERRVREVSGEE, from the coding sequence ATGCACACGCCTGCCCGCTTTCCCAAGCTCCGGAAACGCCTGCAGCGCCTCGGTGCGCGCGCCGGGCGCAGCCTGCCCGTCGCGCTGCTGCGCCGCTTCGTCGAGACCGACCTGATGACGCAGGCCGCATCGCTGTCGTTCTACGCGCTGCTGTCGCTGGCGCCGCTGCTGATCCTGCTGCTGTGGCTGACGGCCTCGCTGTATCCGCCGGCGCAGCAGTCGCTGCTGGACCAGATCGCCCAGCTCGCCGGATCCGACGCCGCCGCCGTGGCCAGGACCGTGATCCGCAACGCCGACGCCCGCCCCGACCTGGGCTCGCTGGCGGGGCTGTGGAGCACTGCGCTGCTGCTGGTGGGCGCAACCGTGGTCTTCGCCCAGTTGCAGGGTGCGCTCAACCTGATCTTCCGCACCGATGCGCAGCGTCTCAGCGGGCTGGCAGCCTGGGTGAGGAAGCGCGTGTTCTCGCTGGGCGTGGTGCTGGCGATCGGCTTCCTGCTGGTCGTTTCGATGGTCGCCACCACCGCGCTGCAGGTGGCCTTCGCACGGCTGCCGTCGCTGCTGCCCGCGCTGGGCTACACCAGTACCCTGCTGCTGTATGCGCTGGCCTTCGCCTTCTTCTACCACTATCTGCCGGATCGCCGCGTGGCCTGGTCGCGCGCGTTCCTGGGCGGGGCGATCACCGCGCTGCTGTTCGCGGGCGGCCGCTACCTGATCGGCCTCTACCTGGCCGAAGCCGCACCCGGCAGCGCGTATGGATCGATGGGCGCCCTGGTCCTGCTGTTGCTGTGGGTGTACTACGCCAGCGTGGTGTTCTTCGCGGGCGCGCTGATCACCGCAGTGATCGACGAGCGCAGAGTTCGAGAAGTGAGTGGAGAGGAGTGA
- a CDS encoding GatB/YqeY domain-containing protein: MSLKQQLTDDMKAAMKAGEKDRLGVIRLINAAIKQKEVDERVELDDAAVLAVLEKMVKQRKDSVSQYEAANREDLAAVERAEIAVIDAYLPAKLGEAEILAAIEAAIAQTGASGPADMGKLMGVLKPRLAGQADMGLVSALIKKKLAG, translated from the coding sequence ATGTCCCTGAAACAGCAGCTCACCGATGACATGAAGGCCGCGATGAAGGCCGGCGAGAAGGATCGCCTGGGCGTCATCCGCCTGATCAACGCCGCCATCAAGCAGAAGGAAGTCGACGAGCGCGTGGAACTGGACGATGCCGCCGTGCTGGCCGTGCTGGAGAAGATGGTCAAGCAGCGCAAGGATTCGGTCAGCCAGTACGAAGCCGCCAACCGCGAGGACCTGGCCGCCGTCGAGCGCGCCGAGATCGCCGTGATCGACGCCTACCTGCCGGCCAAGCTGGGCGAGGCCGAGATCCTGGCCGCGATCGAGGCCGCCATCGCCCAGACCGGCGCCTCCGGCCCGGCCGACATGGGCAAGCTGATGGGCGTGCTGAAGCCGCGCCTGGCCGGCCAGGCCGACATGGGCCTGGTGTCCGCGCTGATCAAGAAGAAGCTGGCGGGCTGA